A stretch of the Polynucleobacter tropicus genome encodes the following:
- a CDS encoding M16 family metallopeptidase — protein sequence MRSNLLRISLLFLLFVQLSWAADKNLSDTHEFLLKNGLKLIVREDHRAPTVAHMVWYRAGSMDETNGRTGVAHVLEHMMFKGTDKVKAGEFSRLVAAVGGRENAFTSRDYTAYFQQVEKSKLEEVIKLEADRMSNLNFDDAEFLKEIQVVMEERRLRTEDNPSSLLNESLMATAFMSSPYRHPVVGWMNDLQNMSASDARDWYRSWYKPNNATVVIAGDVNAQQVLASVEKYYGAVATKDLPVRKPQIEPPQRGAKQVQVKAPADSAQLTMAWKAPRLEPGKLDEPDPYALELLTAVLDGYDNARLNRSLVKQEKVVNDVGVGYDMISRGPALFVISTTLAKGKTVDQVQASIRKAIDEIKQKGILESELKRIKVRILSEQIYKRDSIFGQAMEIGGTEMAGFSWRDIDYILERMQSITPEQVQAVAKKYLVDDHLTIAVLDPQARKSGAEGGKP from the coding sequence ATGCGTTCCAATTTACTCCGAATTTCTCTCCTATTTTTACTATTTGTTCAACTTTCTTGGGCGGCAGATAAAAATCTATCGGATACCCATGAATTTCTATTAAAGAACGGCCTCAAGTTGATTGTGCGCGAAGATCATCGGGCGCCAACCGTAGCGCATATGGTTTGGTATCGCGCGGGCTCTATGGATGAGACTAATGGCAGAACGGGCGTCGCCCATGTTCTTGAGCACATGATGTTCAAAGGAACTGATAAGGTAAAAGCAGGGGAGTTCTCGCGTTTAGTTGCCGCAGTCGGTGGGAGAGAGAACGCCTTTACATCGCGTGACTACACAGCCTATTTTCAACAAGTAGAGAAATCAAAATTAGAAGAAGTAATTAAGTTAGAGGCTGATCGTATGTCTAACTTGAATTTCGATGATGCTGAATTTTTAAAAGAAATCCAAGTAGTGATGGAGGAGCGACGCTTAAGAACAGAGGACAACCCGAGTAGTTTGCTAAACGAATCCTTAATGGCGACTGCGTTTATGAGTTCACCTTATCGTCATCCAGTTGTTGGTTGGATGAATGATTTGCAAAATATGTCTGCATCGGATGCGCGCGATTGGTACCGTAGTTGGTACAAACCAAATAATGCGACTGTAGTGATTGCTGGTGATGTAAATGCTCAGCAAGTTTTAGCAAGCGTAGAAAAATATTACGGTGCCGTGGCTACAAAGGACCTCCCTGTTCGTAAGCCTCAAATTGAGCCGCCTCAGAGAGGGGCGAAGCAAGTCCAAGTAAAGGCTCCAGCTGATAGCGCCCAATTGACTATGGCGTGGAAAGCCCCCCGCCTTGAGCCTGGCAAACTGGATGAGCCAGATCCATATGCGCTCGAGTTATTAACAGCAGTCTTAGATGGCTATGACAATGCAAGGCTTAATCGCAGTTTAGTGAAGCAAGAAAAAGTGGTGAACGATGTAGGTGTTGGGTATGACATGATTTCTCGAGGCCCTGCGCTATTTGTTATTAGCACCACTCTTGCTAAAGGAAAGACGGTTGATCAAGTGCAAGCAAGCATCCGCAAAGCTATAGATGAGATTAAGCAAAAAGGTATTTTGGAATCTGAGCTCAAGCGAATTAAGGTGCGCATTCTTTCTGAACAAATTTATAAACGCGATTCTATTTTTGGTCAGGCAATGGAGATTGGTGGAACAGAGATGGCTGGATTTTCTTGGAGAGATATCGACTACATACTCGAAAGAATGCAATCGATTACCCCTGAACAAGTGCAAGCCGTTGCTAAAAAATATCTAGTGGATGATCATTTGACGATAGCTGTATTAGATCCGCAGGCTCGTAAGTCAGGCGCGGAGGGTGGCAAGCCATGA